The Bernardetia sp. ABR2-2B DNA window TGCCAAAAAAATCCGTGCGATGAGCGACCCTAAAAAGTCTAAGATTCCAATTATTGCAATTACTGGAAATGCTCGTAATTATACAGCAAAGGATTTCAATGCTGTGGGAATCAATGATTATATGCAAAAGCCTGTAAATTTTGATGATTTAGTTGAAAAACTATCTTCTTATTTAGATAAATAAATAAGCCAAAAAATAAAATAAAAAGAGATTTACTTCCAAAATCAGATTTTATCTCGGTAAAATTAAAAACCTTCATCATTCTATTGTAGAATAATGAAGGTTTTTGCTTTCAAAAAAAAAGAGGAACTGTTTTATAAGTATAAGCTAATTAATTTCTACATAATCATAAATAAAAAACTACCTCATTTTCAAAGGTAAACTATACGCCAAACGTAAGGAATAAACAGAATTGCGAACAGCAAATCCAAATCTGTCTAAGAACACACTATTTCTCCCCCAGTAGTGTCTAAATTCTGCCGAAAGCCACTTCCAGCCACCTGTTTCATATCGAAGACCAAAACCAACGAGCCAACCCACATCAAAATCATGAGTTGCCCAGCGTAAATCAAAACTAGGATTTTTATCATATTTTACTTGCCAAAGATAAGCTCCTGAAACTGCTGCCGAAACTTGATAATGCCAATAGTTTCCTTCAAAAATA harbors:
- a CDS encoding outer membrane beta-barrel protein, producing the protein MKQKLLLSILSSVFFLFINSAQAQLLSAGFLSQANYSRIRNIENFRRFAYGAGGFLEIKLKDNWRIAPQILYNQIGGNIGKERSDVIPLRLHYLENQYSLSYIFEGNYWHYQVSAAVSGAYLWQVKYDKNPSFDLRWATHDFDVGWLVGFGLRYETGGWKWLSAEFRHYWGRNSVFLDRFGFAVRNSVYSLRLAYSLPLKMR